A stretch of the Halorussus salinus genome encodes the following:
- a CDS encoding cupin domain-containing protein, protein MGTITTGRPLDENGDFRDGPALELDPDGPAAEMLADSPYPLASGPAADTWSAITQLPERDGSSEPAMVVWLGPDATELPPHVHRHDSEYFRALTGEVTFVVDDEPHRLGRGEEITVEPGQKHYFRNDTDEHVAFYAEVPWTKTIETQMTTFGMDHEGKFGSDGSFGDPDAIQGLLLSEYISDGTRITAAPFAVQRLMWATVGRVAKLMGREATDDKYMRDEFWERHVEQPEL, encoded by the coding sequence ATGGGAACAATTACGACCGGTCGCCCGTTGGACGAGAACGGCGACTTCCGCGACGGTCCGGCGCTCGAACTCGACCCGGACGGACCCGCGGCCGAGATGCTGGCGGACTCGCCGTACCCGCTCGCGTCCGGCCCGGCCGCCGACACGTGGTCCGCGATAACGCAACTCCCCGAGCGCGACGGCTCGTCGGAGCCCGCGATGGTCGTGTGGCTCGGCCCCGACGCGACCGAACTGCCGCCACACGTCCACCGTCACGACTCGGAGTACTTCCGCGCGCTGACCGGGGAAGTGACCTTCGTCGTGGACGACGAACCCCACCGACTCGGCCGCGGCGAGGAGATAACCGTCGAACCCGGCCAAAAGCACTACTTCCGGAACGACACGGACGAACACGTCGCGTTCTACGCCGAGGTGCCGTGGACCAAGACCATCGAGACCCAGATGACCACCTTCGGGATGGACCACGAGGGGAAGTTCGGGAGCGACGGGTCGTTCGGCGACCCCGACGCGATACAGGGACTCCTGCTGTCGGAGTACATCAGCGACGGGACGCGAATCACCGCGGCACCGTTCGCGGTCCAGCGGCTCATGTGGGCGACGGTCGGCCGCGTCGCCAAGCTGATGGGCCGGGAGGCGACCGACGACAAGTACATGCGAGACGAGTTCTGGGAGCGTCACGTCGAGCAACCGGAGCTGTAG
- a CDS encoding FAD-dependent oxidoreductase translates to MSLSTVARYDDGRLARTDDEVVVVGASMAGLLAGRVLADYAREVTILDKDPLPDESVARRGVRQAEHVHVMLEAGRATLEDLFPGFSEELLSAGGLVVDGARDVRQHQEGDFLADGRSRFPLYCASRPLFERVVRRRVAERPNVTLRPNCTFTGYRHDEEARRVTGATVADEGGETTALDADLVVDATGRTSRTPDWLAANGYESPAAEEVTVDLAYSTVAVERPPDDRRALLVSPSPPVTRGGTAVPVEDDRWIVTLFGLHGDHPPADPGGVETFAEGLPTPELAALLADHEWVSDEVHQYPFPASVRRRYDEVGAFPDGLVVLGDAIASFNPIYGQGMSVAALEAVQLHHALAEGGRADLAPRFFEKADAVVDSAWKIAAGADFDFPQTEGPEPAGAGLLNRYVSRLVRTAHDDPKVAERFGRVIRLERSPTALVAPDVLLRVLAPASVRRFF, encoded by the coding sequence GTGAGTCTGTCAACCGTAGCGCGATACGACGATGGTCGGCTCGCTCGGACTGACGACGAGGTCGTCGTCGTCGGGGCGAGCATGGCCGGACTCCTCGCCGGGCGCGTCCTCGCCGACTACGCACGGGAGGTCACGATTCTGGACAAGGACCCGCTTCCCGACGAGTCGGTCGCGCGCCGAGGAGTCCGGCAGGCCGAACACGTCCACGTCATGCTGGAGGCCGGACGCGCCACGCTCGAAGACCTCTTTCCGGGGTTCAGCGAGGAGTTGCTCTCGGCGGGCGGTCTCGTCGTGGACGGCGCGAGGGACGTGCGCCAGCATCAGGAAGGCGACTTCCTCGCCGACGGGCGGTCGCGGTTTCCGCTGTACTGTGCGAGTCGGCCGCTGTTCGAGCGGGTCGTCCGTCGCCGGGTCGCCGAGCGACCGAACGTCACGCTCCGGCCCAACTGCACGTTCACCGGCTATCGCCACGACGAGGAGGCCCGGCGGGTCACCGGCGCGACGGTCGCGGACGAGGGCGGGGAGACGACCGCGCTCGACGCCGACCTCGTGGTGGACGCCACCGGTCGGACCTCCCGGACGCCCGACTGGCTCGCGGCCAACGGGTACGAGTCGCCCGCGGCCGAGGAGGTGACCGTCGATTTGGCTTACAGCACGGTCGCCGTCGAGCGTCCGCCGGACGACCGCCGGGCGTTGCTCGTCTCGCCGTCGCCGCCCGTCACCCGCGGCGGAACCGCGGTTCCGGTCGAGGACGACCGCTGGATAGTGACGCTGTTCGGACTCCACGGCGACCACCCGCCCGCCGACCCCGGGGGCGTCGAAACGTTCGCCGAAGGACTCCCGACGCCGGAACTGGCCGCCCTGCTGGCCGACCACGAGTGGGTCTCCGACGAGGTCCACCAGTATCCGTTCCCCGCGAGCGTCCGGCGTCGCTACGACGAGGTGGGCGCGTTTCCCGACGGTCTCGTCGTGTTGGGCGACGCGATAGCGAGCTTCAACCCCATCTACGGGCAGGGGATGTCGGTGGCCGCCCTCGAAGCGGTGCAACTGCACCACGCGCTCGCGGAGGGCGGACGGGCCGACCTCGCACCGCGATTCTTCGAGAAGGCCGACGCCGTGGTCGATTCCGCGTGGAAAATCGCCGCCGGAGCGGACTTCGACTTCCCGCAGACCGAGGGCCCCGAACCCGCCGGAGCCGGGCTACTCAATCGCTACGTCTCGCGGTTGGTCCGGACCGCCCACGACGACCCGAAGGTGGCCGAGCGGTTCGGCCGCGTCATCCGCTTGGAGCGGTCGCCGACGGCGCTGGTGGCCCCGGACGTTCTCCTCCGGGTCCTCGCTCCCGCGTCGGTCAGGCGGTTCTTCTGA
- a CDS encoding UbiA family prenyltransferase, protein MAGKQNNKVSRTPLGVVKKIVVLGRPRTWFFSYFACLAGLAMGSQTPSLFVTVVALALFSVTTAATNQLNAYTDRDEDEANLPGRVSMVDYVGPTRLRNVALGSFMAVVFVAFWVDIVFGVVMTVAALDCIFYSMPPLRLKARPLASLVAFSGAFGFPLVAGYLLTSPTVSLPPIVAIMTFWFFTYGAVKNLPDYHGDKEAGLRTPATIFDTRRDAVVFAAALLLTPFPLIVGAALSGLIATKYLLLLVFLLFLVYLLKKTFDSDTAKELEIAHTDGFFYAVSVSAVFFLLQTQSVRALALAAAPFALLGVIEKAEFDSR, encoded by the coding sequence ATGGCGGGAAAACAGAATAATAAAGTTTCCCGCACCCCTTTGGGCGTCGTCAAAAAGATAGTCGTTCTCGGCCGACCGCGGACGTGGTTCTTCTCGTACTTCGCGTGTCTGGCGGGACTCGCGATGGGGAGTCAGACGCCCTCGCTGTTCGTCACGGTCGTCGCCCTCGCGCTGTTCTCGGTCACGACCGCCGCGACGAACCAACTCAACGCCTACACCGACAGGGACGAGGACGAAGCCAACCTCCCCGGCAGGGTGTCGATGGTCGATTACGTCGGCCCGACCCGACTGCGGAACGTCGCGCTCGGCAGTTTCATGGCCGTCGTCTTCGTCGCTTTCTGGGTCGATATCGTGTTCGGCGTCGTCATGACTGTCGCCGCGCTCGACTGCATCTTCTACTCGATGCCGCCCCTGCGACTCAAGGCGCGACCGCTCGCGAGTCTCGTGGCGTTCTCCGGCGCGTTCGGCTTCCCGCTCGTGGCCGGATACCTGCTGACCTCACCGACCGTCTCGCTCCCGCCCATCGTGGCGATAATGACTTTCTGGTTCTTCACCTACGGCGCGGTCAAGAACCTCCCCGACTACCACGGCGACAAGGAGGCGGGCCTCCGGACCCCGGCGACGATATTCGACACGCGACGCGACGCCGTGGTCTTCGCCGCCGCGTTGCTCCTGACTCCGTTCCCGCTCATCGTCGGTGCCGCCTTGAGCGGTCTCATCGCGACGAAGTACCTCCTGTTGCTCGTGTTCCTGCTGTTCTTGGTCTACCTGCTGAAGAAGACCTTCGACAGCGACACGGCGAAGGAACTGGAAATCGCTCACACCGACGGGTTCTTCTACGCCGTCTCGGTGTCCGCGGTGTTCTTCCTGCTCCAAACCCAGTCGGTTCGGGCGCTCGCGCTCGCCGCTGCGCCGTTCGCCCTCCTCGGCGTCATCGAGAAGGCCGAGTTCGACTCCCGGTAG
- a CDS encoding cytochrome P450, which produces MAETTANDVEVATKPPGPDELPLVGSLKEFFEDPLQFYTETADEYGPVAYFTLGGNDFVTVSSPEYVKDVLVNNDDEYVKGQQFDDLMGPICGNGVLLAEGDFWQSQRETLEPAFDPETLSRHCQVMTDYTQRRMDRWTSGEERSVYEDLMYTTLEIAGKVLFDFDVRPLDGDIPAAMETVRDYVARRLWRPVEVPEWMPMPGKREYREALALIDETAYTIIDEAKASDSDQQTVIDLLLDKDDPLSRQQIRDEVFTLLLAAHENTTLSATYTLQLLAKNPYAMEKVHAELDDVLDGDAPTFADIPRLTYLDKALTESLRLYPPVYSMLRETKADTTLAGYAIPEGTTVSCQQWAIHRDSTFYDDPLSYRPERWTDEFEERLPGFAYFPFGGGPRRCIASRFAKFEVKAILATMLRNWELETTLEKIEFKPSISLRPDTDVTMVPTPR; this is translated from the coding sequence ATGGCCGAAACCACAGCGAACGATGTCGAAGTAGCAACGAAACCCCCCGGACCAGACGAACTGCCGCTCGTCGGAAGTCTGAAAGAGTTCTTCGAGGACCCGCTCCAGTTTTACACCGAGACCGCCGACGAGTATGGCCCGGTCGCGTACTTCACCCTCGGCGGCAACGATTTCGTGACGGTGAGTTCCCCCGAGTACGTCAAGGACGTGTTGGTCAACAACGACGACGAGTACGTCAAGGGCCAGCAGTTCGACGACCTGATGGGACCCATCTGCGGGAACGGCGTGTTGCTCGCGGAGGGCGACTTCTGGCAGTCCCAGCGCGAGACCCTCGAACCCGCGTTCGACCCCGAGACGCTGAGTCGCCACTGTCAGGTGATGACCGACTACACTCAGCGCCGGATGGACCGCTGGACCTCCGGCGAGGAGCGAAGCGTCTACGAGGACCTGATGTACACCACCCTCGAAATCGCCGGGAAGGTGCTGTTCGACTTCGACGTGCGACCGCTGGACGGCGACATCCCCGCCGCGATGGAGACGGTCCGGGACTACGTGGCGCGGCGACTCTGGCGGCCGGTCGAAGTCCCTGAGTGGATGCCCATGCCCGGCAAGCGCGAGTACCGGGAGGCGCTCGCGCTGATAGACGAGACGGCCTACACCATCATCGACGAGGCGAAGGCCAGCGACTCGGACCAACAGACGGTCATCGACCTCCTGCTGGACAAGGACGACCCGCTCTCGCGCCAGCAGATACGCGACGAGGTGTTCACGCTCCTGCTGGCGGCCCACGAGAACACCACGCTGTCGGCGACCTACACCCTCCAGTTGCTCGCCAAGAACCCCTACGCGATGGAGAAGGTCCACGCCGAACTGGACGACGTGCTGGACGGCGACGCGCCCACGTTCGCCGACATACCGCGACTCACGTACCTCGACAAGGCGCTCACCGAGTCGCTACGGCTCTATCCGCCGGTCTACTCGATGCTCCGAGAGACCAAAGCCGACACGACGCTCGCGGGCTACGCCATCCCCGAGGGCACGACCGTCTCGTGTCAGCAGTGGGCCATCCACCGCGACTCGACGTTCTACGACGACCCGTTGAGCTACCGCCCCGAACGCTGGACCGACGAGTTCGAGGAGCGCCTGCCGGGGTTCGCCTACTTCCCGTTCGGCGGCGGCCCGCGCCGCTGTATCGCCTCGCGGTTCGCGAAGTTCGAGGTGAAGGCGATTCTGGCCACGATGCTCCGGAACTGGGAGTTGGAGACGACGCTGGAGAAAATCGAGTTCAAGCCCTCCATCTCGTTGCGACCCGACACGGACGTTACGATGGTGCCGACGCCGAGATAG